TGATATCGTCCATGTGCTTATTGAATAACGGACGCATGATATCTTTTAACTCTTCAGAAATCTTGAATGCTTCGATTTTTGCAGGGTTTGATAAACGATCCATCATGTTTGTGATACCACCGTGCTTAAGACCTTCAGTAACTGTTTCCCATCCGTATTGGATAAGTTTTGAAGCGTAACCCGGTTCAATACCTTTTTCAACCATTTTGTCGAAAGAAAGGATAGCTCCGGTTTGAAGTAAACCACAAAGTATAGTTTGCTCACCCATAAGGTCAGACTTAACTTCTGCTACGAAAGAAGAAGCAAGTACACCTGCAGTGTGACCTCCAGTTGCTACACAGTAAGCTTTTGCTATTTCGAAACCGTCTCCCTGAGGATCATTCTCAGGGTGAACAGCGATAAGTGTTGGAACACCAAATCCACGTTTGTACTCTTCGCGAACCTCAGAACCCGGAGACTTAGGTGCAACCATAATTACTGTAAGGTCTTTACGAACCTGCATTCCTTCTTCAACGATGTTGAAACCGTGAGAATAAGAAAGTGTAGATCCTTTTTTCATCAATGGCATAACTGCAGTAACAACAGAAGTATGTTGTTTATCCGGAGTTAAGTTAATAACCAAATCAGCCGAAGGAATCATTTCTTCGTAAGTACCAACTGCGAAATTGTTTTCAGATGCGTTTAAATATGATTGACGCTTTTCTTTGATAGCTCCTTCACGCAAAGCGTAAGAGATATCTAATCCTGAATCGCGCATGTTTAAACCCTGGTTAAGTCCTTGCGCACCACAACCTACGATAACAACTTTTTTTCCTTCAAGTTTTTTTACACCATCAGCGAATTCTGAGTTATCCATGAAGTCGCATGTTCCTAACTGCTTTAATTGATCACGTAGTGGAAGTGTGTTAAAATAATTTGCCATTTTAAAATTTAGTTTATCGTCTTGGCTAAGCCTAGACAGTTTATTATGGCTAACGCCATTATTGTTTATGATGCCCGTGACATCGGT
This genomic stretch from Bacteroidota bacterium harbors:
- the ilvC gene encoding ketol-acid reductoisomerase, which translates into the protein MANYFNTLPLRDQLKQLGTCDFMDNSEFADGVKKLEGKKVVIVGCGAQGLNQGLNMRDSGLDISYALREGAIKEKRQSYLNASENNFAVGTYEEMIPSADLVINLTPDKQHTSVVTAVMPLMKKGSTLSYSHGFNIVEEGMQVRKDLTVIMVAPKSPGSEVREEYKRGFGVPTLIAVHPENDPQGDGFEIAKAYCVATGGHTAGVLASSFVAEVKSDLMGEQTILCGLLQTGAILSFDKMVEKGIEPGYASKLIQYGWETVTEGLKHGGITNMMDRLSNPAKIEAFKISEELKDIMRPLFNKHMDDIISGEFSKVMMEDWANDDKNLLDWRAATQDTAFEKQENTSQEIDEQEYYDNGVLLVAFVKAGVELAFEAMVEAGIKPESAYYESLHETPLIANTIARKKLYEMNRIISDTAEYGTYLFDHAAQPLLADFMKKVETNIIGKAFESNGNGVDNQELIAVNKAIRNHGVEKIGEVLRGAMTNMKSLAIK